The DNA region AGCGTCGCGGCTGCGAGCGCGATCGGTGATAGTGCGGCGAGCGGGGCAGGGGCCGTGTCTCGCTCGATCAACGTCAGCCGTTCCCCGTCATGAGCCAGCTGCGCGGTAAAGCGACTCGCCTCTAGAACACGGTTGAGCGCGTACAGATTGTGCGGGGGCACCGGCTCCCCGCGGACCTGCGCCTCGACGGCGGCGCGGATCGCATCTCGAAGTCGGTGCGCCTCATCGAACAAGAGTCGCGCAGCAGGTGGGGATATTTCGACATCGATCCCGTAGGCGTGCAAGCCGACATGGTCGAGCCATTCGCGCAGCTGCTCCGGGGTCGAAATGAGATCGGTCATTCGCCCCTTCACGTACTTCCGGGTGTTCAAGAAGTCGAGGGCGACACTGTCTGAGTCCACGGCCCACCAATCGGTTCAGGTTCTCTACTAACCTGTAATATGATTAAAGAGGGTTATGTAGACAGAATAACCGCTGTTAATGATATAATAGGTTAGAGACCCCCTGGAGCGCCAGCTTCGCGGGTCACGGCCAACCGAAGCGATCGAGGTCGACTCGTCCGCGAGCGTCGAACACGACGCCTTCGGCCTCGAGCAAGTTGCGCTGGATCTGCTCGAAGGCCGAACCGCCGGCGCGCGGGCTGACCTCGCCCCTCGCGTTGATCACCCTGTGCCAGGGCACATCGTGGACGTCCGGCAAGCCCGCCATCGCGTAGCCGACTTGTCGAGCC from Gemmatimonadota bacterium includes:
- a CDS encoding ABATE domain-containing protein; the protein is MDSDSVALDFLNTRKYVKGRMTDLISTPEQLREWLDHVGLHAYGIDVEISPPAARLLFDEAHRLRDAIRAAVEAQVRGEPVPPHNLYALNRVLEASRFTAQLAHDGERLTLIERDTAPAPLAALSPIALAAATLLVEVDRRRIRQCRSDRCVLWFLDTSKSGRRRWCSMATCGNRAKAARHYKKQKAAD
- a CDS encoding MGMT family protein, yielding MSSYEDFYAVARQIPAGRVTTYGAVAREAGLPGQARQVGYAMAGLPDVHDVPWHRVINARGEVSPRAGGSAFEQIQRNLLEAEGVVFDARGRVDLDRFGWP